The segment TCCGTCGCGGTGACCTGCACCGAGCCGGCGGCACCGTCCGCCGAGCCCTTGCCCCCGTCGTCCTTCTTCGAGCACCCCACCAGCGCGGCACCCGCCACGGCGAGGACGAGGAACGCGGCGGCGGACGTACGGCGGGCGGGCATGCTCACTCCAGGGACGAGGGGGTGGACCGGTACGGGCGGCCGCCCGGGGTGTTCCCCGGCGGCCGCCCAGTAAGCTAAGGCATACCTTAGATCCCCCGCCACACCGGGTCGACACCCCGGGCCGCCCGAACCCGCCCGAACCGCCCGCTCCGACCAGCTGTTTTCAGCCAACTACCGGCCACTGCCCGGGAGTTCGCGGCAGCCCCGGACGCCCCACCCGCCCCGCGTGTGACCGGAAGCACGTGCCCGAGCACGTGCCCGCCGACGCCCCCGGGAACGCCGCCGGGGGCGTGGGGAGCGGCTCGCGCCCTCTCTCCACGCCCCCGGCGAATGGCCGCTCCGCTAGGGGAGGTTGCGGGACATCACGATCCGCTGGACCTGGTTGGTGCCCTCGTAGATCTGGGTGATCTTCGCGTCCCGCATCATCCGCTCCACCGGGTAGTCCCGGGTGTACCCGTACCCGCCCAGCAACTGCACCGCGTCCACCGTCACCTCCATCGCCACGTCCGACGCGAAGCACTTCGCCGCCGCCCCGAAGAACGTCAGGTCACCGTCCCCCCGCTGCGACCGCGCCGCCGCCGCGTACGTCAACTGCCGCGCCGCCTCCAGCTTCATCGCCATGTCCGCCAGCATGAACTGCACCCCCTGGAAGTCCGCGATCGCCTTCCCGAACTGCCGGCGCTCCCGCACGTACCCCTTCGCGTAGTCCAACGCCCCCTGCGCGATCCCCAGCGCCTGCGCCGCGATCGTCACCCGGGTGTGGTCCAGCGTCCGCATCGCCGTCGCGAACCCCGTCCCCTCCTCCCCGATCATCCGGTCCGCCGGGATCCGCACCCCGTCGAAGTACACCTCACGCGTCGGCGACCCCTTGATCCCCAACTTCCGCTCCGGCGCCCCGAACGACACCCCCGCGTCCCCCTTCTCCACCACGAACGCCGAGATCCCCCGCGACCGCGCCGACGGATCCGTCACCGCCATCACCGTGTAGAACTCCGACACCCCCGCGTTCGTGATCCAGCGCTTCACCCCGTCCAACACCCAGAAATCCCCGTCCCGCACCGCCCGCGTCCGCATCCCCGCCGCGTCCGAACCCGCCTCCGGCTCCGACAGGCAGTACGAGAACATCCCCTCACCCCGCGCCAACGCCCCCAGGTACTTCGCCTTCAACGCCTCCGAACCCGCCAACTGCACCGGCAGCGACCCCAGCTTGTTCACCGCCGGGATCAACGACGACGACGCGCACACCCGCGCCACCTCCTCGATCACCAGCACCGTCGCCAACGCGTCCGCCCCCGCGCCCCCGTACTCCTCCGGCACGTGCACCGCGTGCAGATCCGCCGCCAGCAACGCCTCCAACGCCTCCGCCGGAAAACGCCCCTCCTCGTCCACCACCGCCGCGAACGGGGCGATCTTCGCCTCCGCCAGCGAACGCACCGACTCCCGGAGCATCTCGTGCTCCTCACCCAGCCGGTAGAGGTCGAAGTCCTGGCTCATGGCAAATCTCCTCACTGTGGCACTCAGTACCCCCGATTATGCACACTCAGTGCCGTCCGGCCCAGCCCGAGCGCGCCGGTCGGTGCTACCGTCCGGGTATGAGCGAGGTGCAGGGGCAGGACCGGACGGCCGGGAGCGGCGGAGCGCGGACCACGATGCGGGACGCGCTGGTGGAGGCCGCCTTCGAGCTGTTCTCCGAGCGGGGCTTCGAGCAGACCACGATCGACGACATCGTGACGCTCGCCGGGGTCGGCCGGCGGTCGTTCTTCCGGTACTTCCCGTCGAAGGAGGCGGTGGTCTTCCCCGACCACGACGGCTGCCTGGCCGACATGACGGCCTTCCTGGCGGCGGCCGACCCGGCGGGCGACCCGGTGGAGCAGGTCTGCGACGCGGCCCGGCTGGTGCTGCGGATGTACGCGGGCAACCCGGCGTTCTCGGTCGGCCGCTACCGGCTGACCAAGCAGGTGCCCACCCTGCGGATCCACGAGCTCTCGGTGGTCTGGCGCTACGAGCGCACCCTGGCCGGCCACCTGCGCACCCGCTACGCGGCCCGCTCGGACGGCGCCCTGCGGGCCGACGTGATCGCCGCCGCCGTGGTCGCCGCGCACAACTACGCGCTGCGGGCCTGGCTCCGCTCGGGCGGCGAGGGCGACGTGGGCGCGGCGGTGGACGAGGCGCTGCAGCTGGTGGCGGACACCTGGGGCGGCGGCGGCGAGGGCGGCGCGGGCGCACCCTCGCAGGACGACGAGGTGGTGGTGATGGTGGCCCGGCGCGGGACGCCGATGTGGCGGGTGGTGCAGGGCGTCGAGGCGGCCCTGGAGGGCTGAGCCGCGCCGGCCGCCCGAGCCCGACGGCCGGTCGGTGATCGGTCGGTGATCGGTCGGTGATCGGTCGGCGGTCACACGATGGCCGGACGATACGACTTGGCACTCGGTACCTTTACACGAGGCACTGAGTGCCATACCTTCCTTCTGGCAGCCGCCCCGACCGCACGCCCGCTCCCGGGCGGCGGTACGACGGCGCACCCAGGTCCCGGAAGGAGACGGCCTTGACCCTCACGCTCGCCCCGTCCGCACCGCACACCCCGCAGGCGCCCCACGTCCGGCAGCCCCAGCAGCCCGCGCAGCCGCCGCAGTCCTCGCACGCCCCGGACTCCCCGTTCGCCCCCTTCGGCGACCGCCCCTTCCCGCACCAGCAGCCCCGGACCGCCGGCCCGTCCGGCGAGGCGGAGCTGGACTACCGGCGCTGCCGCTGGTGCCACTCGGCCAGCGCGGCCGCCTGCCTGCTCTGCCCGGTGTGCGGCTCGGCCGACCTGGTGCCCGCGCGGGCGTCCGGGCAGGGCACGGTGCAGCGGCTGCTGCGGCCGACCCGCCGCGGGCCGCAGCCGGGGCGGCCGTACCTGATCGTGCTGGACGAGGGCCACACCGTGCAGGCCGCGGTGCTCGGCGGGCTGCCGGGCGCGGTGCCGATCGGCGCCCGGGTGCACCTGGTGACCAGCGAGGAGGGCGGCCGGGTGCTGACCTTCCGACTGGCACCGCGCACCTGACGGCCCGTCCCGCACCTCCCCGCCCCGTCCTCGTCCCCGTCCTCGTCCTCACCCCGGGTCAGTACCCGCAGCTCCCGGCCCCTCCGACCGACCCCCGGGACCCCGGGCCGCCGTCCCCCACCGGCGCCCGGTCCGCGCCCCCCGGCGCTGGCACTCGGTGCCACCGCCGGGGGGCGTTCCTCCTTCGGACGTCCCTGCCGTGCGCACACTTCCGACATGCCTCCTCCCGCCTGTGCCTCCCTGGCGGGAACCGGTGCACGCGGTACCGCTACGCGGGTAGGGTCGGTGGCGTTTGTCTTTCCGGGGGAGGTATCCACACGTGCTCGACCTGAGCGCACATCAGTCGGCCGCCCGTTGGCGTCCGTTGTCCGGCCCGCCGCCGGGGCGGGCCTGGCGGGACGGGCTGGCGGCCAATCCGGGAGCGCCGGCCGAGGTGCTGCTCCGGCTGCTGGACGAGGGCGCCGAGCCGGGCGAGCCGGGCTGGCTGGCCCGGCGGCCCGCCCTGCCGGAGCGGGTGCTGGAGGCCGCGCTGCGGCACCCGAGGTGGCCGGTGCGGGCGGCGCTGGCCGAGCGTCCGGGTCTGCCGGCGCCGGCGCTGGCCGAGCTGGCCGCCGACCGGGAGCGCCGGGTGCGGCGGGCCGCCGCGTCGGCGGCGCA is part of the Kitasatospora setae KM-6054 genome and harbors:
- a CDS encoding acyl-CoA dehydrogenase family protein, coding for MSQDFDLYRLGEEHEMLRESVRSLAEAKIAPFAAVVDEEGRFPAEALEALLAADLHAVHVPEEYGGAGADALATVLVIEEVARVCASSSLIPAVNKLGSLPVQLAGSEALKAKYLGALARGEGMFSYCLSEPEAGSDAAGMRTRAVRDGDFWVLDGVKRWITNAGVSEFYTVMAVTDPSARSRGISAFVVEKGDAGVSFGAPERKLGIKGSPTREVYFDGVRIPADRMIGEEGTGFATAMRTLDHTRVTIAAQALGIAQGALDYAKGYVRERRQFGKAIADFQGVQFMLADMAMKLEAARQLTYAAAARSQRGDGDLTFFGAAAKCFASDVAMEVTVDAVQLLGGYGYTRDYPVERMMRDAKITQIYEGTNQVQRIVMSRNLP
- a CDS encoding TetR family transcriptional regulator; the encoded protein is MSEVQGQDRTAGSGGARTTMRDALVEAAFELFSERGFEQTTIDDIVTLAGVGRRSFFRYFPSKEAVVFPDHDGCLADMTAFLAAADPAGDPVEQVCDAARLVLRMYAGNPAFSVGRYRLTKQVPTLRIHELSVVWRYERTLAGHLRTRYAARSDGALRADVIAAAVVAAHNYALRAWLRSGGEGDVGAAVDEALQLVADTWGGGGEGGAGAPSQDDEVVVMVARRGTPMWRVVQGVEAALEG
- a CDS encoding Zn-ribbon domain-containing OB-fold protein, which produces MTLTLAPSAPHTPQAPHVRQPQQPAQPPQSSHAPDSPFAPFGDRPFPHQQPRTAGPSGEAELDYRRCRWCHSASAAACLLCPVCGSADLVPARASGQGTVQRLLRPTRRGPQPGRPYLIVLDEGHTVQAAVLGGLPGAVPIGARVHLVTSEEGGRVLTFRLAPRT